The Streptomyces rubradiris genome includes a region encoding these proteins:
- a CDS encoding TauD/TfdA family dioxygenase, translated as MHVDAILNAHPVRYIGLECLEAPDEGGETLIAGSSAFFATAPAELVETLRGIRIEYWSRVSGFYVERPGGNPVVAPVQVDPG; from the coding sequence ATGCACGTCGACGCGATCCTGAACGCACACCCGGTCCGCTACATCGGGCTGGAGTGCCTGGAGGCCCCGGACGAGGGCGGTGAGACGCTGATCGCCGGCAGCAGCGCGTTCTTCGCGACGGCTCCCGCCGAGCTGGTGGAGACCCTGCGCGGCATCCGGATCGAGTACTGGTCCAGGGTCTCGGGCTTCTACGTGGAGCGGCCCGGCGGCAACCCGGTCGTGGCGCCGGTGCAGGTGGACCCCGGGTGA